From a single Bacillus gobiensis genomic region:
- a CDS encoding class I SAM-dependent methyltransferase produces the protein MSAYLKMLAELGIGGAHPGGLPLTKALIQALRLNPELPILDAGCGTGQTAAYLKQLSFPVIALEPNLLMADKAAVRFEMKGLSIPIYHEKIEQTTFGDDTFSYILTESVLSFTDLRQSAAEIQRILKPDGILIAIEATRTAELTSIEKNEIKDFYDFHDVYSKGEWIAALKNAGFAEVNVINWKNLVLETQETEMNLSPSITEASYHILDQHNRILQKYRGRMGHLIFTASIK, from the coding sequence TTGAGCGCTTATCTTAAGATGCTGGCCGAGTTGGGAATTGGAGGTGCACATCCGGGCGGCCTGCCTTTAACGAAGGCACTTATTCAGGCACTTCGGTTAAACCCGGAGCTTCCCATTCTCGATGCTGGATGCGGGACAGGGCAGACTGCCGCTTACCTAAAACAGCTTTCATTTCCAGTTATCGCATTGGAGCCCAACCTGTTGATGGCAGATAAAGCTGCCGTAAGATTTGAGATGAAAGGATTATCGATTCCAATCTATCATGAAAAAATTGAACAAACGACTTTCGGCGATGATACGTTTTCTTATATTTTGACAGAATCGGTCCTTTCATTTACAGATCTAAGACAATCTGCAGCTGAAATCCAAAGAATATTAAAACCGGATGGCATATTGATTGCCATAGAAGCAACCAGAACGGCAGAGCTTACAAGCATAGAAAAAAACGAGATAAAAGATTTTTATGACTTTCATGACGTGTATTCAAAAGGAGAATGGATCGCCGCGCTGAAAAACGCAGGCTTCGCTGAAGTAAACGTTATAAACTGGAAGAACCTCGTGCTTGAAACACAAGAGACAGAAATGAATCTATCACCAAGTATAACGGAAGCATCGTATCACATCTTGGACCAACATAATCGTATATTGCAAAAATATCGGGGACGTATGGGGCATCTTATTTTTACGGCTTCTATAAAATAA
- the deoD gene encoding purine-nucleoside phosphorylase encodes MSVHIGAEKGQIADTVLLPGDPLRAKYIAETYLEDVICYNEVRGMLGFTGTYKGKRISVQGTGMGVPSISIYVNELIQSYDVKKLVRVGSCGAIKMDVQVRDVILAMTSSTDSQINRVAFGEIDYAPSASFELLKNAFDTAVERNVSVKVGNVFTADQFYNDDSQIEKLAKYGVLAIEMETTALYTLAAKFNREALTILTVSDHVLTGEETTSEERQTTFNEMIEIALESSLK; translated from the coding sequence ATGAGTGTACATATAGGAGCTGAAAAAGGCCAAATTGCAGATACAGTATTACTCCCAGGTGATCCGCTGCGTGCAAAATACATAGCAGAAACGTATTTGGAAGATGTAATTTGCTACAATGAAGTGAGAGGAATGCTTGGTTTTACGGGTACATATAAAGGCAAGAGAATCTCTGTTCAAGGTACTGGGATGGGAGTCCCTTCTATAAGCATTTATGTGAATGAACTGATTCAGAGCTATGATGTAAAAAAATTAGTCCGTGTAGGTTCATGCGGAGCAATCAAAATGGACGTTCAGGTTCGTGACGTCATTCTTGCTATGACATCTTCTACTGATTCACAAATCAATCGAGTTGCTTTTGGTGAAATTGACTATGCTCCGTCCGCAAGCTTTGAATTGTTAAAAAATGCATTCGATACGGCTGTAGAACGCAATGTTTCTGTAAAGGTCGGCAATGTGTTTACGGCAGATCAATTTTATAATGATGACAGCCAAATTGAAAAGTTAGCGAAATACGGTGTTTTGGCAATAGAAATGGAAACAACGGCCTTGTATACACTCGCCGCAAAATTCAACAGGGAGGCACTGACAATATTAACAGTGAGTGACCATGTTTTAACAGGAGAAGAAACGACTTCTGAAGAGCGGCAGACAACCTTTAATGAAATGATTGAAATTGCTCTTGAATCTAGTTTGAAGTAA